TTTCCGTAAAAATACATACTGATATTCAAGTTCACAAGTTACCTTGGTCGGGAAAACCCGATAGGGCAAATGGGCAGATTTTCAATGCGGGCAATCTAGATGATAAAGTTTCAGTTAAAAAACCCGGTACACATGTTGTTTCTGAAGAAGATAACTTTTTAAGGATGTAAATCATGTTGTTATATCCGAAATCAACAGTCCTAATCCTCTTTAGCGAATCTTTCGTTAATGCATAAAAGATTTCAATGAAGGTATATGCAAGAGTTTCAGGCGAGTCCATCGCTAATCTGTCGACAATTGATGTAAGATCCGAGGAATTTTATCGCGGAGGCTACAATGACAGCGACTGACACATCCCCGACATGACTATTATCAACAGGCAGCTTGGTAAGCAATGCTATATCACATTTTAGTTTCATTATTTAGACAGAAACATATTCCAACTCATTCAAGTAAGAAGTCTCAAATTCAATCTTCTTCATACACATAATAAACAGTTAGAATTAGAAGTAGTGTTTGTAAAAAGTGGAATCATTATAGCCATTTTACGAAGCCCGACAGATCGAAAATCGAAGGAATTCGTCTTGCTTCGGTTCTTTCTTCAACAATGTACAGCATAACAAGACTTACTTGAGAAATTGAAGTCAGTTTTTGTTTGCAACAGCTACAACGTAAGCATTCCAAGAATCTTGTTGTTCAAAAGTTTTAACTTCCTCATACTTTATGTCTCGGCCTACTCCGAATCCCTCTGTTGATTGGTTATCTTCGCTGTCTGGCGTCTGCCGAAGCCAGAAGTGAATTGATTGAAATCCAGCCTCTTCTAAGCAGTCTCTAATCTCCGGCAAAGACCACCTGAACACGAGCATTCATAAGTGAAGCATAGTATAGTATACAACGTATTGAGCCAAAAATTTGATACGAAAACACACAACTTACAGCCTCCAGCTATACGAAAATGCATGTCGGAGTTTTTTCTGCTGCTTCTGGAGATGGAAGTGGAGACTTATCCTTGTTTTCCGCTCGATTATGTCGAATTCAGCTTGCTCCCAAATATACTGCACATCATAGAAAGTTTAATCATTGTTGGGTGGTAATGGTGCGGGGCGGAGACGGAAATGCATTTCCCACTCCGTCCCCAATACTTACAAGGACGGTTCCCCATTAAATGATTCGGGATTTTTTCATCCCCTTCCCATGCGGATCCCAAGGGTAACGAGGAATCCCCATAcccaataaaataataacattaattaaaaaatacatttaaaaCAGTAACAATTCATATAAATCAAACATATCTTCAACTTATCACAACTAAACTATTCTAATCAATTTAACTTGAGCCTCAATTTCTGAAAAACTTGAGAATAAATCATTATTAAAGAAAGTCAATAAATTTGCGTAAATTAATCCCTATTAAATTTCAGAATCcgttaaaaaactaaaaaatgtaTGTATCAAAGTTTTATGAATTGGGAccaaaactcagcaaaaacatcTACCTGGGATGAGAAGAACCTCATAAATTATCAAACTTTGCTCTATATTAGTAATTAACCTGAGAAACGAGTATAATATAGTCAAAACTGTGAGTGACCAGCAGAAATAGAGTAAATGATActtaaatttatattaataatttaaccttttttatttaaaaatatatacccacctttttttattttaaaattaagaaGTTTATTTGTGGATTTATACAGTAATGGGGCGGAGGTCCCCACGGGACGGGGCGGATATAGCTATCCCCATCCCCATTCTTATTTAGGTTTCAGGGAAAATTTGCCTCCCGTCCCCACCCTCATCCCCACTTATTAGGGTTATTCCCCGTTCCCGTCGGTTCGGATGCCTGCGGTTTTCGGAAAATCCCTTCCCCATTTGCCACCCTAATCATTGAAGACAACTTTGAACAAGTGACTAACAATGTACCGTGAAATTCGGAAATCTTCTCTGCAGTCTTAGCTTGCCCTCTGATGATGTTCCGCCATACAAATCTATCGCGAATATACCACCCTTTTTCGACAAGGCTTCGAGCACGTGTTTGAAATATGAAACCAGCTCTGCTCGTTTGTGGAGACAGCAGCAGCTGAAGTTAAACGCGCATACAATGTCTCTTGAAGGTAGTGGAATGTTTCTCTTCGAGTACTTGGCTGGATCGTCTTTCTGCTCTTGCAATGTAATGTTATCGATCAGTTCTTGCGGCTCGAATCTGAGTAATTTAGCCTCAGAAGGTTGCAAGACATTCCCATGAAAGAGAAATATTCTGGAACTACAATCAGCTCcaattttatttatgttgttCTCCATGCACCAATTTAGTGCCTCGAGATCCAAATCTACTCCTACAGCAGTTCGCCTCGAGTCACTTCGCAGCCATTCAGTGCTGTCAAAGACATAAAGACTTCTTATATTAGTAGGTATTCACAATGCAGTTCAAAATCAGTATCAGCTAACTTCTACTGTCTACAAATTAAGAgataaccataaatcataaaaaagCTCTAGAAAGACGGCTCCAAAGGACTACTCGACTCGACCATTCCAACGAAAAAGCTAAATGTCTCAGCTAATCGATTGCGCTTAGCATCCATTGTAAGTTAAACTAAATAGCATCATgaaagaaaatacaaaaatagCATAAAGTACTCTTGATTTCAGACAGGCCATGGAAAGAAGATGATCACTATTACAGGATGAAAACATCTAAGTTGCACGGACACGGAAATGGATATGGACACAGAAATCGGTAaccttatttctaaaacataaccttcataaGATAGCCTTCAAACGAAAACAGACACGGACGTGAAACGAACATGGACACGAAACGCAGAAACACTACTAAAGAAGAGTGTCCGTGCACTATAGGTAAATATGACTATAGCTGTCATCCTGATTATAGAAATCAGTTCCCTTAATTATTTGAATTAGAGTAAATATGATTAATTCCTTTCCTAGTTTCGCATTCTatgatgtatatatatgtatggcttcttaatataatataaaagtaTTCTCTGGTTCTCTTTCTGTTACATCGTATTGTAGCTTTTATTGCAGTATTTGACATCTGCAAGTGACCCAACACTAGACCATGAGGCTCCAATGCCGTTTTTAAATGTGGACCTAACTCGTCGCTAAAAGTAAAGGCACCTTAAAGGAATTCCTTTGTAGCTAGCAAACGTTGGATACTTAATATACCTTCTCATGCCTCTCACGCCCAAGACTAGACATATGGAGTGCAAAGTTTGCCCGTGGGTGACCTAAGACTAGACTAGGAGGCTTGATGGTTGATACCATCTTAAGTTCAAGTTTGGACCTAACTTGCCCTTAAATGCTAACATGCACTTTGAAGGGGAGCATTAATTTACACTTATAAACGACACATTCCTTTATACCTAGCGAATATAGGATACTTAACACTCCCCTCACGCTTAGGACTGGACATTTGAAGTTTGTAGTGCTTGACATCTACGGGAACACTACACTAAGAGGTTCTAACTCGGCCCTAAATGTCGAAAGGCATCTAGTGTTTGTGTCGTATTAATTATAAGGTTAGTTGCCAATAAGTGAACTCTAATCGTACCAAAAAAATTGGTGTCATATATCATGTCAATATGATTGGGTTCGTATTTTAATACATATGTTAATGGtgacatatatattttaaatatataggAATATATATGTTTGCatcaaaaaataaagttttctaATGCATATCCTGATATACACTTTGTATGAGAGAAACTTTTCCTTTTAGGCAACTTTTACTTAAAACTGTTTAGGAAACTTTTACTTAGAActgtttaggaaacttttcaGTCTAGGAATTTTTTTATGTCTTCCTGGTACGTCGCTCACTTAGAATTTCCAAGAGTGAACCTCAGGAGAAACCAACTTCCAAAGGTGTACGTGTACCTAGTGGGAAACCAACTTTCTACagtgtacctcgtgggaaaccaacttcATATAGTGTACTTCAAGGGAAACCAACTTCCCATAGTGTACCTCaagggaaaccaacttcctatagtgAACATCAGAGGATACTTGAGGTAAACCTAGGGGATCATGAGGTCATTTAATATTTGTAACTTGTATTTTGTGAGCCAATTAAAAAGCACAAAAATTAGAAAGTGTCATTAACGTGAAATGTGGATTGGTGGAAACAACATGAAGTTACTCCCAACATCTACAAAAAGAAGAAATCACGATGAAAAGAGAACTCAACACATCTCAACATACACCCAtgcaaaactctagcaaattatctctagaCTTCAGCAATTTAGAATTCTCAGTTTtagtttttcctttttaattttgtttctcAGTCGGTAGACATTCAGCTTAATTTCAATCCAAGCACATCATTtcctttcaattttattttgtttgtttctATAAGTTCGGTATCGTTCTGATAATCGAATCCTTTGAAATTTTAGGTCTCTTTATTCCTTAAAGTCGTTTGATATTTAGAAGTTAGAAAGTGCACTCACTCAATTCAATTTCATAGTCCGAGAATTctataattctaaatatttatgtCAATATTATTGGATTTGTGTAATGTTTTCGAAGTATATGCATAACAAACTCTGCCTTGAAGGTAGGAGTGGAAATTTCTCACACAGAAAACATGACTTACAGAATCTGACTGACACCAGGACTCAAGCGACACTATTAACAGGAAAACCAGAAATTTCCACAGGGAGAATTGGATGTTCCTTTACAGCTATAGACAATGTGATATGCTTAATAAAACATAGAAGCAGAGTATTTTACCTAAGAAGAGCAGTACCACAGAAATCTTCCTGGAAATGAAGAGGAACCCTACCGCCAATATACATCAGAAAGAACTTCAGCAAATAGCTTATATCTCCTTTCGGCGACTGCAACCAATTACAAGTCAACATAATACGGATTGAAATACGGATTTTATCGGCAATGAAACAAACAATCAATTCAGTTATTTTCCAGATTGCTACCTGTACGGATTGTTGGTAGAGAAGAAATTTTGAAGGAATGTTGTGCGATGTCTCTGCATCATTATCCTCCACCGCCTcttcctccttctcctcctcttcttcttcttcatcggAATCAGCTACTGGTTCGGGGTgcggaaaagaagaagaagaagagtcgTCTTCTTCATTGTTGTGGAGGTAGTACGAAGCTCCTCGGCCTCTctgcctctgtttcttctcccTCTTCCCCATTTCTTTCCTCACTCTGGCGGCGCTCAGTTAACAGACGCTTTTCGTTTCTCAAAACCCGttaaatgaaaatttaaaaatatattcaaatattttatatttatatacagaataaatatataaaaaagaattatctttttttttctgaatgAAAAGAAAATATCTATTTAATAAAACTTCAATTGttaattttaaacttttttgtttgatttttagAAACAGCTACTCAACAGGGCCGGCCCTAGATATAGGTGGCCGCTTAGGTCCAAAAATAAAAGGGAAAACCGTTTTATTTTTACtgaatatataataatttttttattttaaatatagttATAATACTTATTCAGACTTAAAAATGACCTATTTTACATTTAAAATGAGTccaaatttttatattatatttttaaatttaatttttttttattaaagtctCTTATCTCATTCACCACTGCTCCTGATTGTCTATGCACTCTCCCCGCTTTACATCCACACTCTTCCCCATTTACATATATTCACTCTCCCACATTACAAAGCTTGATATTACAACATTTTTCCTCCATCACACTCTCTCCCCTTACAAAAAGCACCAACAAGCAGAGAAATGGAGGAGATTTTAGCATAAACGGCAGTCTTAACAAATCGACGTTCTTACAAATAGTACCTCGTCAAGTGGAGGGCGCAAGGAGATGAAGAAATCAACTAGGAGAAAGAATCAGATCTCTAACCCTTCAAACAATATATTGAAGACTTCATCAAAGTCCATTTGACGGAGACGTCAAACCTCTGACTGGGGAAGAGTGTAAAGGAGAGAGTGTGATGGGGGAAAACTGTTGTAATATCAATCTTTGTAACGGGGGAGAGTGTGGATGTAAAGTTAGAGAGAGTGCCTAGGCAATTAGGGGCAATAGTGAATGAGCCATTGTAATGTCTACTGCTCTTAGACCTCGACTTGGCGTAATAAACATATAGAGGGAGTGACTAGTCTCCTCAAAACTTGTCACTAGGATTGGTCTAGGTTCTTCCCATCTAAAGTAGTGGCTCCCCTACTACTATTGATGTAGCATTGTGGGTGTATTATTGGCGTTTTaagattaataaaatcattcgTACATTATTCATATCTCTTGTCTCTCTCTATGTTGTTATTGCTTGTTGATATATGTGTGACCAATGTGGACTATCTATATGCTATTAATATAAACGTTTGCCCGTTTAGTTTGTCTGGTTTATGACTTGTCCCTAATCCACATCTGTGCCTCTTGCAGATATTGTGAAACATAACTCTTGGTTGGCTTacctttagagagagaaaaatattctgattttttTGTCCTACTCGTGCTATATacaacatatttttatttttttttaaatgtttcacgtctaatcatatgtttatgatatgttactaatgcgtgataaaaatgactcaaatgtgaagtgtagatgacaagatttattattgagaagacagtttgatgaattgtttctcaaattaacccaacttgATAATGTTATTGGTAAAATTCAATGTTATCAAGCTGTGATCGGACCAGAAACATGCAAGGAACCTAGTCCGTGCTTGACTGGTTAATAGACATTGGCAAACTCGGTGTGAACTAGAGTTGAACCAGCGATCGGATGTCGAACTGGAAACCGGTGCAACTCCGGTTCAGTGCCATTACTTAAGAAATCTATAAACAATAACCATAAAAGAGCCTGAAACATCAGAAAATGGGAATAacggagaaaaatcaaaaaataggtgtaggtgtcgcggcctcgcccggaagacccggggggtggacaccgttgacgacagatgctgtgattggcgccgaaagcaaccaatcgctgAATCAaactgctcggcagggccggagctcggagtatggaagagtcgccacccacaaatgggaaatgaacaccgatcccttgcgggagaccggtgagggttcgagaaATTTGGGTaagagccgagaaggctagctcctttccggaaaaaggctactaggcaccccgacatcgcccggttctgaaccaccagcctcctacttagcatgttaggcgctaacggactaatcgcatatttctttaagtttaaaattcatttgaaaccttttctttctcgttttgaaaaccgttttaagcatatattatggaaaaccattttagtaaagaatcacccatttacatgaattagaatatgtagaagaaagagggagacggaagaattgatttgtttacaacgtGAATTATgccttaagttgtacattaaatctaaattaatctcactccccgaaagAAGGTTTATTTACATAGTTCGTACCTTaattgccgttggaacgacttagatacgtttcaaaaccccgttaatttacatgattttcactcgaatcgccgttggaacgactcgagtatttgaaaacgtgaaataagaagctttaacaaaaaaaaaacgtgattaagtatacaagtccatttatttttgtacaaaaccgtttaaataagaaaacgattcaaaactctatcaTTTGCCGAaaagcgattttaattacaaggctcgcttaattcgtcgttggaacggattaaggtttcaaaacgtgatattttaggaagtcgtttgaaaatgataacgaactaaaacccttttatttacattaggaacctctaaaaacccTTAGTTTAAATAACCAatttgaaatctctttttgtgatttatttttccctttttcactcaattaatccttacttgaacataattacaacaattaacaaattTAATCCCAAAATCCACCCAATCAAACACATTTGAAATAGATACATTTTGgtaaaaatggtatttacacctatagattaaaaatgaagtaatGAAATAGTACATACTATAATTATTTACATGTActaatgataatgaaaataatactaGATATAGTACacctttaattttaattagaaAACATGTAAAAAGAATGAATAAGGTTCACaaatagaaaaataacatttaatccccaaaatagttttcaCATAATAAGTGTATAGAAAATAACCTACCCAAATGTACAtttaacatcaaaataacatctACTTATCCCAAAACATTTACTAATTAATTTCctcaaaatacccaagtaaataatccCCTAGAAGAATACCcaatatagttttaaatgaACTTGaagaaaacatatatataattttacaaaaccaaattgaTGTAGATGATACCTAAatgtaaaataaatagatacttaataattaattattagtcATATAACCCCAAAATAATTGTAATAGATAGATtatataattatacatatatggATACAAgtataaatgtcaaaaagttaagaaaaaggttaaaaaggcatttttcggattccagcagctttaccgacggaaaatccgtcgctaaactTTTTTAGGACAGAAAAGATAGATTTACAGAAACAGTCCttatactttccagatttattaaaaagttttagatctactctattctatcattttggtccccgaactacccaaatcgggtcatagtctatagcggagcctcccaaaacgatgttttattgaaaataacggTTCAAAACATTTATAAATACACAGATCTACGACGTTTAAACCCCGGACTACCcataaatcgggtcacggttcgtattgggatttAAAACGAAGTTTTcatttcaaaatcaaaaccaaatacTTATTCAAATgcaaaatggaaaattaatttaacaaatctaaacaataaaagtgtaagaataaataaataaataaagagatCTAAATAACAAAGATACAATGAAAGAGTAAATgagtctagttcctcggattattacctctcaatcggtaatgggAATTCCAAATCAAGTCGATCGATAGTATCTTAGAGTCGTTTTTTGAGATTTTGGGAGAATTCAGGTCTCGCCAAAATTTTCCAGGGGTTCGGGTCTAATTTTTTCCTCCTTAATGCCTtgggctccatcctatttataggcatatgGAGTCCCAAACTTAGTTTATTTTTGGCTCCAAACCAACTTAGAGCTAAAGACAAGCTAAATTAGTTTAGGAAATTTcgtagaaattttttttttcttcatcatcatcatcattattattattattattattattattttgtattttttttaataataactaaagaatgcacttggcattcggacaagtgcagcaaaatgcacttggccgaatgccaagtgcagggGGCTGGGCCTGGGTGGCCCAGCccccgtcacgggccgtccaacggcccgtgacgtaaaTACCGACTCCCAACGGGACCGCGTttaaatatatactaaaaaaataaaaatatttaactaaacaaaatatatctaaaattaaccaaaatcgataacgattttcatcgaaaatgatttttgtcaaaaccgattttataaaattagcttttataaaaatcgatctttttacaaaaccatGTATATTTTTTGGATTGCTCGAATACCAAAACATAAACCTCATCGacccgagattttattaataataaaattaataagaaaagggcgtgaaataccccgaactcggcgagacgatttaagatttcattcgcggaaccgattcgcccgtcgCTCGATTTAATTTCCGAATTCAATCAAGCCGGCctccacggttccttcgaacaacgtttttacttattatttttattgactcgtAGTTTATTTtgatcgactgatttggatcccttttgtaatttttcttcatcagtCTTCCGATCTCGGTATCTGCAATAGGAAtaacaaagagaaagaaagagacaAAAGAATAgcggagagagagaaagagagttgGAAGAATTTATAAGATGAAGTGGAAGAATTTATAAGGATAAAAATTAGCTTTCTTAAGACTGATGGGCTAGGTTAGCCTCATTGGTCCAAATAATTTTGATTACCCAAATAATTTTAAAGGTCTAAATAACTTGTgcattaataaaatatataatttattatattattcatATTCAACGGTTTTCATAGAAAtgagttttaaattaattatatataaataatatttatttatttatttaattcgaGCCATTCGATCTGACCAAGTGATCCATGATCCAGTTATAAATTCGATTTGATGTTCCGTCCGATTGTGATAACATTGGTAAAATTGTTATTGACCAccaacgttaagagtaaaattgcaacattttaaacattagaggtaaatttGCTTTTGAAGATAAAcgttagagattttttttttcaccttatccctatattttttttatattaaaatttaaacttatttattatatttaaaatatattacaatttgtgaaaagtatttaaattatggccctatttggtaaagagcgttttgggataaaaaaagcggttttgaccaactttagaggtttgatcactgaaaccgctaattggagtgtttggtggagagaagtttgtgagagagttttgggatgaaaacgctaatttagaaaaagctcttaaaatgagctttttcaattagcgttttacaatattaaaattaatggacttctttaaccttaatagatagactccctcttcttcTACGCCAAAATTAAtacccttattcgtctttttatacaaaccgctattatcaatcagctaaatttttaccaaacaagtctacacaaacagctaatcaaatcaacTAATGTAATTAGCTgacctatatatataaatcaataagatctttttttatcaaaaagaaataaaagtaaTAAGAACTTTCCTCTAGCATCACGCGCTTGACGCTTGCTTACATTGAAATGGCTTCTTCATCGTCTTAGCCCAAAATTTCCAAAACtaccttctttttcttcctttcccTTCTCTTAcccctttcttcttcctcttcttcctcaatttcAATCCAAGGAATCTCTTCAGAATCTCAATTTCACCATTAACCTATCAATTGACACACCAATCAATCAGAAGATTCTAGGGTTTTCTAATCTCCAAATTTCACATGCGATCTTCTGTTGATTGATCGAGCAGCCGTGAAAACATTCCTGATTTCGCAAAGAGATGTATAGCAATTTTAAGGAGCAAGCTATAGAGTACGTGAGGCAAGCCGTTCAAGAAGATAATGCCGGGAACTATGCCAAAGCCTTTCCGTTGTACATGAACGCGCTCGAGTACTTTAAGACCCACTTGAAGTATGAGAAGAATAATAAGATTAGGGAAGCTATAACTCAGAAATTCACCGAGTATCTTCGTCGGGCTGAGGAGATCCGTGCTGTGCTTGATGAAGGTGGTCCTGGGCCTGCGTCTAATGGAGATGCTGCTGTTGCTACACGACCTAATAAGACCAAGCCTaaggatggagaagatggagaggatcCTGAGCAGACCAAATTGAGAGCTGGATTGAATTCTGCGATTATTAGGGAAAAGCCTAATGTCAAGTGGAATGATGTGGCTGGACTTGAAAGTGCAAAACAGTCACTACAGGAAGCTGTGATTTTGCCTGTTAAGTTTCCCCAGTTTTTTACAGGTATTTTCTTCCCAGCTGACGACTTATGGCTTTGTTCTGAGCTCTTAGctttggttttgattttgtgaAACAAATTAGATTAACGGATAGCTGTTGAAGGAATTTATGGAA
The window above is part of the Euphorbia lathyris chromosome 3, ddEupLath1.1, whole genome shotgun sequence genome. Proteins encoded here:
- the LOC136221769 gene encoding uncharacterized protein; translated protein: MGKREKKQRQRGRGASYYLHNNEEDDSSSSSFPHPEPVADSDEEEEEEEKEEEAVEDNDAETSHNIPSKFLLYQQSVQSPKGDISYLLKFFLMYIGGRVPLHFQEDFCGTALLSTEWLRSDSRRTAVGVDLDLEALNWCMENNINKIGADCSSRIFLFHGNVLQPSEAKLLRFEPQELIDNITLQEQKDDPAKYSKRNIPLPSRDIVCAFNFSCCCLHKRAELVSYFKHVLEALSKKGGIFAIDLYGGTSSEGKLRLQRRFPNFTYIWEQAEFDIIERKTRISLHFHLQKQQKKLRHAFSYSWRLWSLPEIRDCLEEAGFQSIHFWLRQTPDSEDNQSTEGFGVGRDIKYEEVKTFEQQDSWNAYVVAVANKN